The following proteins are co-located in the Acropora palmata chromosome 11, jaAcrPala1.3, whole genome shotgun sequence genome:
- the LOC141896624 gene encoding LOW QUALITY PROTEIN: histone-lysine N-methyltransferase KMT5B-like (The sequence of the model RefSeq protein was modified relative to this genomic sequence to represent the inferred CDS: substituted 1 base at 1 genomic stop codon) — protein sequence MVMNNDGLKQGTSTQARQLAESDDIASSLVLDTMLEFTTHKMAARFRPLKVDQDVVKKALERYAKDDNIEQAYNEIVFNAGEWERCFFITKSKSQIAAFKEHVFRYIGIFNRNAGFEVVPCNXYSGEERGAKVVATCEWSRGDKLPFLCGCIAEMTEEEEKKLLRPGENDFSIMFSCRKNLSQLWLGPAAYINHDCRPNCKFVSTGRDTACVKVLRDLDPGEEITCYYGDDFFGDKNSNCECVTCERRGVGAFKSKVKSVDKKQKYSFRETDKRLKRLARRMTNSCIDADNNSVSRETHSVNSSPSEKFDEEIACLITVGIHTVQKDKDHNLSGSMIPTDKFYSRTKRPKPRANVTIALEEFNGAKKRRKRKGARLCMPTKRRTRHCALGGFDEISMDDVCAFVPPERHASVDSGLDMADNVDNDLFSYGKRYKAQIGPGVVSDFLSSRTMRERSGDFVLQRQHGHNSISFPKDSRAGNYRCPCCPEPVS from the exons ATGGTAATGAATAACGACGGTCTAAAGCAAGGAACGTCAACACAAGCTAGACAATTAGCGGAGAGCGACGACATTGCAAGTAGCTTAGTTTTGGACACTATGCTGGAGTTTACGACGCACAAGATGGCTGCAAGGTTTCGCCCTTTGAAGGTGGATCAAGATGTTGTGAAGAAAGCGCTGGAGCGATACGCCAAAGACGACAATATTGAGCAGGCCTATAACGAAATCGTTTTTAATGCGGGAGAATGGGAGCGATGTTTCTTCATCACTAAATCCAAATCGCAAATCGCAGCCTTCAAGGAACAC GTTTTTAGATACATAGGCATTTTTAATAGAAATGCTGGATTTGAAGTTGTCCCTTGTAATTGATACTCTGGCGAGGAAAGAGGTGCCAAGGTTGTAGCTACGTGTGAAtg gAGCAGAGGTGATAAGTTGCCTTTCCTTTGTGGGTGCATTGCAGAAATGAccgaagaggaagaaaaaaaattgctgcgTCCTGGAGAAAATGACTTTAGCATCATGTTCTCCTGTAGGAAGAACTTATCACAGCTTTGGCTTGGTCCTGCAGCATACATAAATCATG ACTGCCGTCCTAATTGCAAG TTTGTGTCTACAGGTCGAGACACAGCGTGCGTTAAGGTGCTGAGAGACCTGGATCCTGGTGAGGAGATCACTTGTTACTATGGAGACGATTTCTTCGGTGATAAAAATTCTAATTGCGAATGTGTGACGTGTGAAAG GCGAGGAGTCGGTGCCTTTAAGTCAAAAGTGAAGTCTGTTGATAAAAAACAGAAGTATAGCTTCAGGGAAACAGACAAAAGATTGAAAAGGCTGGCACGCAGAATGACCA attCTTGTATAGATGCGGATAATAATTCCGTGTCAAGGGAAACCCATTCTGTAAATTCTTCCCCATCGGAGAAATTTGACGAAGAAATTGCCTGTCTGATTACCGTTGGCATCCACACGGTTCAAAAAGACAAGGACCATAACTTGTCTGGTTCCATGATTCCCACAGACAAGTTTTACTCCCGAACAAAAAGGCCAAAACCTCGAGCCAACGTCACCATCGCCCTTGAAGAATTTAACGGTGCAAAGAAGAGACGGAAACGAAAAGGGGCGAGGTTATGTATGCCGACGAAGCGTCGTACAAGGCACTGCGCCCTTGGAGGGTTCGACGAGATATCGATGGATGATGTTTGCGCATTCGTTCCGCCCGAACGTCATGCGTCAGTGGATAGTGGACTGGACATGGCGGACAATGTCGATAATGACTTGTTTTCCTATGGAAAGCGGTATAAGGCCCAAATTGGTCCCGGTGTTGTCTCAGACTTTCTTTCGTCCAGAACAATGCGTGAACGTAGCggtgattttgttttgcagaggcAACACGGTCATAACTCAATTTCCTTTCCAAAAGACAGTAGGGCTGGTAATTATCGCTGCCCTTGTTGTCCTGAACCCGTTTCATGA